Proteins encoded by one window of Thermococcus sp.:
- the cbiM gene encoding cobalt transporter CbiM: MELHIPDGYLGPYTCGFFYLIMIPIWYKAAKWLKNIKPNQVPLLGVLTAFSFLVMMYNMPVPGGTTAHMVGGTIIAILISPWAATISLTIVLLIEALFFGDGGITTYAANVFNMGVVLPFVGYYTYRFLTRRVKLNEITSAGIGAYAGIVTAATVAGIELGIQPYIQPGYCPYPLSVSVPAMAIAHLVTAGPAEAVVTAVVVWYVKKSRPDLFGMRTIAKAGR; the protein is encoded by the coding sequence GTGGAATTGCACATCCCGGATGGATACCTTGGCCCGTACACCTGTGGGTTTTTCTATTTGATTATGATACCCATATGGTATAAAGCCGCTAAGTGGCTTAAGAACATCAAACCAAATCAAGTGCCCCTCTTAGGAGTCCTGACGGCATTCTCGTTTCTGGTTATGATGTATAACATGCCGGTTCCAGGTGGAACAACTGCCCATATGGTTGGAGGAACCATAATAGCGATACTCATTAGCCCTTGGGCGGCAACGATCTCACTAACGATAGTGCTTCTGATAGAGGCACTCTTCTTTGGAGACGGTGGAATAACGACCTACGCAGCCAACGTCTTCAACATGGGTGTTGTTCTACCCTTCGTTGGTTATTACACCTATCGTTTCCTTACTCGGAGGGTAAAGCTTAACGAGATAACCTCAGCGGGAATAGGGGCATACGCTGGCATAGTCACAGCCGCAACAGTGGCGGGAATTGAACTTGGGATCCAGCCGTACATACAGCCGGGCTACTGTCCGTATCCTCTAAGTGTTTCAGTCCCCGCAATGGCAATAGCACACCTTGTGACTGCCGGTCCAGCGGAGGCAGTTGTCACTGCGGTAGTTGTGTGGTATGTAAAGAAGAGCAGACCCGACCTTTTTGGGATGAGGACGATAGCCAAGGCGGGGAGGTAA
- a CDS encoding proteasome assembly chaperone family protein, which translates to MKETVIHVLERPELKDPVFIEGLPGIGLVGKLAADHLIQELNAVKFAELYSPHFMHQVLIKKNSVVELMKNEFYYWKNPTENGRDIIIITGDQQVAPTDSPGHYEVVGKMLDFVTEFGAREIITMGGYQVPELKGEPRVLAAVTHEELVGHYQEKLKDCQVGILWREDEGGAIVGAAGLLLGMGKLRSMYGISLLGESLGYIVDPKAAKAVLSAVAKILGIELNMSALDERAKETEEILQKVQEMQRAMLEQGMPPQQEEEDRGYL; encoded by the coding sequence ATGAAGGAGACTGTCATCCATGTTCTTGAGAGACCCGAGCTTAAGGATCCTGTTTTCATCGAGGGGCTTCCCGGAATAGGCCTCGTCGGCAAGCTCGCCGCCGACCACCTGATTCAGGAACTCAATGCGGTTAAGTTTGCCGAGCTCTACTCACCGCACTTCATGCACCAGGTTCTCATCAAGAAGAACTCCGTCGTCGAGCTGATGAAGAACGAGTTCTACTATTGGAAGAACCCCACTGAAAACGGAAGGGACATCATTATCATCACCGGTGACCAGCAGGTTGCCCCAACTGACAGCCCCGGCCACTACGAGGTCGTTGGGAAGATGCTGGACTTTGTGACAGAGTTTGGGGCAAGGGAAATAATCACCATGGGCGGCTACCAGGTTCCTGAACTCAAAGGCGAGCCAAGGGTTCTGGCGGCGGTGACCCATGAGGAACTCGTAGGACACTACCAGGAGAAACTCAAGGACTGCCAGGTTGGAATCCTCTGGAGGGAAGATGAAGGCGGTGCAATAGTCGGTGCCGCAGGACTACTCCTTGGAATGGGCAAACTCCGGTCAATGTACGGGATAAGCCTTCTCGGTGAGAGTCTTGGCTACATAGTCGATCCCAAAGCCGCCAAAGCCGTCCTCTCAGCGGTTGCAAAGATACTCGGAATCGAACTCAACATGTCCGCACTCGACGAGAGGGCCAAGGAGACCGAGGAGATACTCCAGAAGGTCCAGGAGATGCAGAGGGCGATGCTTGAGCAGGGCATGCCCCCTCAGCAGGAGGAAGAGGACAGGGGGTACCTCTGA
- a CDS encoding RNA-protein complex protein Nop10, with amino-acid sequence MHFRIRKCPECGRYTLKEICPVCGAKTKVAHPPRFSPEDPYGEYRRRLKREQLGIGGK; translated from the coding sequence ATGCACTTCAGGATAAGGAAGTGCCCAGAGTGTGGGCGCTACACACTGAAGGAGATCTGCCCGGTCTGTGGGGCGAAGACAAAGGTAGCCCACCCGCCGCGCTTCTCTCCGGAGGACCCCTACGGTGAGTACCGGAGGAGACTGAAGCGCGAGCAGCTTGGTATAGGGGGGAAGTAA
- a CDS encoding translation initiation factor IF-2 subunit alpha, giving the protein MPRKAKQYPEEGEFVVATVKNIHNYGAFLKLDEYPGKEGFMHISEVASSWVRNIRDYIKEGQKIVAKVIRVDPSKGHIDLSLKRVNQQQRKAKLQEYKRAQKAENLLKMAAEKVGKNFETAWREVWVPLEEEYGEVYAAFEDAAQNGVEVLNGLIPDEWIEALRPIIEAYVEIPTVTIDAEFEITVPKPNGVEIIREALIRARDRANEEKEIDVKFSYQGAPRYRIDINAPDYYKAEEILENIAEEILRVIKDAGGEAALIRKEKRIKKVKKRGS; this is encoded by the coding sequence ATGCCGAGGAAAGCCAAGCAGTATCCTGAAGAGGGAGAGTTTGTGGTCGCTACCGTCAAGAACATTCACAATTACGGTGCATTCCTCAAGCTCGATGAGTATCCCGGAAAGGAAGGCTTCATGCACATAAGTGAGGTCGCCTCGAGCTGGGTGAGGAACATAAGGGACTACATAAAGGAAGGCCAGAAGATAGTTGCCAAAGTCATCCGCGTTGATCCGAGCAAGGGACACATCGACCTGAGTCTCAAGCGCGTCAACCAGCAACAGAGAAAGGCCAAGCTCCAGGAGTACAAGCGCGCCCAGAAGGCTGAGAATCTGCTTAAGATGGCCGCTGAGAAGGTTGGGAAGAACTTCGAGACCGCTTGGCGCGAGGTCTGGGTTCCTCTCGAGGAAGAGTACGGAGAGGTTTATGCAGCGTTTGAAGATGCGGCCCAGAACGGTGTTGAGGTTCTAAATGGCCTGATCCCGGACGAGTGGATAGAAGCTCTCAGGCCGATAATAGAGGCCTACGTTGAGATTCCGACTGTTACGATTGATGCAGAGTTCGAGATAACAGTCCCGAAACCGAACGGCGTCGAGATAATCAGGGAGGCCCTCATTAGAGCGCGCGACAGGGCCAACGAGGAGAAGGAGATTGACGTCAAGTTCTCATACCAGGGTGCGCCGAGGTATAGAATAGACATAAACGCGCCGGACTACTACAAGGCCGAGGAGATCCTCGAGAACATAGCGGAGGAAATTCTACGTGTTATCAAAGATGCCGGCGGAGAGGCGGCCCTCATAAGGAAAGAGAAGCGCATAAAGAAGGTCAAGAAGAGGGGTAGCTGA
- a CDS encoding 30S ribosomal protein S27e yields the protein MALPKNLIPMPKSRFLRVKCIDCGNEQIVFSNPSTPVRCLVCGATLVEPTGGKGIIKAKILEVLE from the coding sequence ATGGCTCTCCCTAAGAACCTCATCCCAATGCCGAAGAGCAGGTTCCTCCGCGTCAAGTGCATCGACTGCGGCAACGAGCAGATAGTCTTCAGCAACCCATCGACCCCAGTTCGCTGCCTCGTCTGCGGTGCGACCCTCGTTGAACCGACCGGCGGGAAGGGAATCATCAAAGCCAAGATACTCGAGGTTCTCGAGTGA
- a CDS encoding 50S ribosomal protein L44e: MKYPKKIRTYCPYCKKHTIHKVEKVKKRPRSELSQGQRRFRRIMKGYRGFPRPNPAGREKPVKKLDLRFRCTVCGKAHTRGQGFRVKKFELVEV; this comes from the coding sequence ATGAAGTACCCAAAGAAGATAAGAACCTACTGTCCTTACTGCAAGAAACACACGATTCACAAAGTCGAGAAGGTCAAGAAGAGGCCGAGGAGCGAGCTCAGCCAGGGCCAGAGGCGCTTCAGGAGGATCATGAAGGGCTACCGCGGTTTCCCGAGGCCTAACCCGGCCGGAAGGGAGAAGCCGGTCAAGAAGCTCGACCTCCGCTTCCGCTGTACGGTCTGCGGCAAGGCCCACACCAGGGGACAGGGCTTCCGCGTTAAGAAGTTTGAGCTGGTGGAGGTGTGA
- a CDS encoding lysine exporter LysO family protein → MRFVLYVLAALLIGIAAGHFYSPDFGNLYEIMLYILIFVIGIDLGMNFQLGELKKLGRNALILPAGTLIGSVLGGLAASLLLGIGLRWGLAISAGCGWYSLTGPLIGQYSAVYGALGFLANLTREILTIVFYPLLSRRFPGNVVVTMGGATTMDTTLAVMTKFGGREVAVVAFVHGFILTAAVPFILPLILSL, encoded by the coding sequence ATGAGGTTTGTCCTCTACGTTTTAGCGGCGCTCCTCATAGGAATAGCCGCCGGCCACTTCTACTCCCCCGACTTCGGAAACCTCTACGAGATTATGCTCTACATCCTCATTTTCGTCATCGGGATTGATCTTGGAATGAACTTTCAACTTGGGGAGCTCAAAAAACTCGGGAGGAATGCACTCATCTTACCAGCTGGAACACTCATCGGCTCGGTGCTCGGCGGCTTGGCCGCGTCTCTCCTCCTTGGGATAGGACTGAGATGGGGGCTTGCCATCTCCGCCGGATGTGGATGGTATTCCCTTACTGGCCCGTTAATAGGACAGTATTCGGCAGTCTATGGTGCTCTTGGCTTTCTTGCCAACCTAACGAGGGAGATACTCACCATCGTGTTTTACCCCCTCCTCTCACGCAGATTTCCGGGGAATGTGGTGGTAACGATGGGCGGCGCGACAACGATGGACACAACCCTTGCAGTCATGACGAAGTTCGGCGGAAGGGAAGTGGCTGTTGTTGCATTCGTTCACGGCTTCATTCTAACCGCGGCCGTGCCTTTCATCCTTCCCCTGATACTAAGTCTCTGA
- a CDS encoding pyridoxal phosphate-dependent aminotransferase yields the protein MISPSKKAMAIKYAIRDVVLPARELEKKGIKVIRLNIGDPGKYDFQPPEHMQEAYCRAIKEGHNYYGPSEGLPKMREAVVQRERRKNGVDITADDVRVTTAVTEALQLIFGGLLDPGDNILVPSPSYPPYVGLVKFYGAEPHEYLTVEENGWQPDLDDMRKLIDERTKAIALINPNNPTGALYEKKTVKAILALAGEYDLPVISDEIYDLMTYEGKHVSPGSLTKDVPVIVMNGLSKIYFATGWRLGYFYYVDPENKLAEVREAIDKLTRIRVCPNTPAQFAAIAGLTGPMDYLEKYMKKLRERRDYIYKRVQEIPGISAQKPQGAFYIFPRIDERSKWKSDFDFVMDVLHEAHVLFVHGSGFGHAGDWHFRIVFLPPVEILDEAMDRFEAFMRKRLSE from the coding sequence ATGATAAGCCCATCGAAGAAGGCGATGGCCATTAAGTATGCCATAAGGGATGTTGTCCTCCCGGCAAGGGAGCTTGAGAAAAAGGGGATCAAGGTTATAAGGCTCAACATAGGTGACCCGGGGAAGTACGACTTCCAGCCACCGGAACACATGCAGGAGGCCTACTGTCGCGCCATAAAGGAGGGTCACAACTACTACGGACCGAGCGAGGGCCTGCCCAAGATGAGAGAGGCGGTCGTCCAGCGCGAGCGGAGGAAGAACGGCGTTGATATAACCGCAGATGACGTCCGCGTCACCACCGCCGTCACTGAGGCACTTCAGCTCATATTTGGTGGCCTCCTCGATCCCGGCGATAACATTCTCGTTCCAAGTCCGAGTTATCCACCCTACGTTGGTCTCGTCAAGTTCTACGGAGCAGAGCCGCACGAATACCTCACCGTTGAGGAAAACGGCTGGCAACCGGACCTAGATGATATGAGGAAATTAATTGACGAAAGAACCAAGGCTATAGCCCTGATAAACCCCAACAACCCGACCGGTGCGCTCTATGAGAAGAAGACGGTGAAGGCTATCCTTGCCCTGGCTGGTGAGTACGACCTCCCGGTCATAAGCGACGAGATATACGACCTCATGACCTACGAGGGGAAGCATGTCTCTCCAGGCTCGCTCACCAAGGACGTTCCGGTTATAGTGATGAACGGCCTCTCGAAGATCTACTTCGCCACTGGCTGGCGCCTAGGCTACTTCTACTACGTTGATCCAGAGAACAAGCTCGCCGAGGTTAGGGAGGCAATAGACAAGCTCACGAGGATAAGGGTCTGTCCAAACACGCCGGCACAGTTTGCTGCCATAGCCGGCCTTACAGGTCCGATGGACTACCTTGAGAAGTATATGAAAAAACTCCGCGAGAGGAGGGACTACATCTACAAGCGCGTCCAGGAGATTCCCGGGATAAGCGCTCAGAAACCGCAGGGTGCGTTCTACATATTCCCGCGCATCGACGAGCGCTCGAAGTGGAAGAGCGACTTCGATTTCGTTATGGACGTACTCCACGAGGCGCACGTGCTCTTCGTCCACGGTTCTGGCTTCGGTCACGCCGGTGACTGGCACTTCCGCATAGTCTTCCTGCCGCCGGTCGAGATACTGGATGAAGCCATGGACAGGTTTGAAGCCTTTATGAGAAAGAGACTTTCAGAGTAG
- a CDS encoding MoaD/ThiS family protein, with amino-acid sequence MIHVRILGRGIEKELEWRKGLTVADVLREVGFNTESAIARINGRVVLEDERIEDGTPVEVIPVVSGG; translated from the coding sequence GTGATACACGTAAGGATCCTCGGTAGAGGTATTGAGAAGGAGCTTGAATGGAGGAAAGGTCTAACCGTGGCAGACGTCCTGAGGGAAGTTGGCTTCAACACCGAGAGCGCCATAGCGAGGATTAACGGAAGGGTCGTACTGGAAGATGAGAGGATAGAAGATGGGACCCCTGTGGAGGTAATTCCTGTTGTTTCGGGTGGATGA